The Euphorbia lathyris chromosome 2, ddEupLath1.1, whole genome shotgun sequence genome includes a window with the following:
- the LOC136217724 gene encoding endoglucanase 17, with amino-acid sequence MASIFTLVLLLSSSFLSHSHAFAPHSHRNPFRKHHHPHLASHNYRDALTKSILFFEGQRSGKLPPNQRIKWRRDSGLSDGSAMHVDLVGGYYDAGDNVKFGFPMAFTTTMLSWSVIEFGGLMKGELQNSKEAIRWATDYLLKATQHPDTIYVQVGDANKDHACWERPEDMDTPRTVLKIDRNNPGTEVAAETAAALAAASLVFKKTDPNYSKVLARRAIRVFQFADKYRAPYTNGLKKFVCPFYCDYSGFQDELLWGAAWLHKATRNPTYLNYIHTNGQSLGAAQFDNTFGWDNKHVGARILLSKAFLVQKVQSLHEYKDHADNFICSLIPGAPFSSAEYTPGGLLFKMNDSNMQYVTSTSFLLLTYAKYLISARRVVNCGGNVVTPNRLRNIAKKQVDYLLGDNPLKMSYMVGYGPRYPQRIHHRGSSLPSIAVHPGKIQCSSGFSVMNSNSPNPNILVGAVIGGPDKNDRFPDQRSDYEQSEPATYINAPLVGALAYLAHSFGQL; translated from the exons ATGGCTTCCATCTTCACACTTGTCCTTCTCctctcttcttccttcctctccCATTCCCATGCCTTTGCTCCCCATAGCCACAGAAACCCATTTCGCAAGCACCACCATCCTCACCTTGCTTCTCACAATTACAGAGACGCCCTTACCAAATCCATCCTCTTCTTCGAGGGCCAGAGGTCTGGGAAACTTCCTCCTAACCAGAGGATCAAATGGCGGAGAGACTCTGGTCTCTCAGATGGCTCTGCTATGCAT GTGGATTTAGTAGGAGGGTACTACGATGCTGGGGACAATGTGAAGTTTGGTTTCCCTATGGCTTTCACGACCACTATGCTTTCATGGAGTGTGATTGAGTTTGGTGGGTTAATGAAAGGCGAGTTACAGAACTCTAAAGAAGCCATTCGTTGGGCTACTGATTATCTTCTTAAAGCTACTCAACATCCAGACACCATTTATGTTCAG GTTGGTGATGCTAACAAGGATCATGCTTGTTGGGAAAGGCCAGAAGATATGGATACCCCAAGAACCGTTCTCAAAATAGACAGGAACAATCCTGGCACTGAAGTTGCTGCGGAAACTGCTGCTGCTCTTGCTGCTGCTTCTTTGGTGTTCAAAAAAACTGACCCAAATTACTCCAAAGTTTTGGCCAGAAGGGCCATCAGG GTGTTTCAATTTGCTGACAAGTACAGAGCACCATATACCAATGGGTTGAAGAAATTTGTTTGCCCATTTTACTGTGACTACTCTGGATTTCAG GATGAGTTACTATGGGGTGCTGCTTGGCTTCATAAGGCTACTAGAAACCCAACTTATCTTAACTACATTCACACTAATGGGCAGAGCCTTGGTGCTGCTCAGTTTGACAACACTTTTGGCTGGGATAACAAGCATGTTGGGGCTAGAATTCTTCTCTCCAAG GCATTTCTTGTTCAAAAGGTACAATCTTTACATGAATACAAAGACCATGCAGATAATTTTATCTGCTCACTCATCCCAGGGGCCCCTTTCTCTTCAGCTGAATACACTCCAG GTGGTCTTTTGTTCAAGATGAATGATAGCAACATGCAATATGTGACATCAACTTCATTCCTGCTCTTAACATATGCCAAGTACTTAATCTCTGCCCGGAGGGTTGTTAACTGCGGCGGAAACGTAGTCACCCCGAATCGCCTCCGAAATATCGCCAAGAAACAG GTGGACTATCTTCTAGGAGACAATCCATTAAAAATGTCGTATATGGTGGGATACGGTCCACGATACCCACAAAGAATACACCACAGGGGCTCATCTCTGCCGTCGATCGCAGTTCATCCGGGCAAGATCCAATGCTCATCGGGGTTCAGTGTTATGAACTCAAATTCACCTAATCCAAACATTCTAGTGGGTGCAGTCATTGGTGGACCAGACAAGAATGATAGGTTCCCGGATCAAAGATCAGACTATGAGCAATCCGAGCCAGCCACTTATATTAACGCACCATTAGTCGGAGCTTTAGCCTATCTAGCTCACTCGTTTGGCCAGCTCTGA